From a single Nocardioides sp. dk884 genomic region:
- a CDS encoding YchJ family protein produces MQLRRECPCGSGDPYDACCGRLHRGAAQAGSAEELMRSRYAAYAVGDTAYVWRTWHPRTRPTDVTHDPSTRWTGLTVLAAGEDWVEFEARWESPAGPGRMHERSRFEQRAGRWLYVDGDVD; encoded by the coding sequence GTGCAGCTGCGACGCGAGTGCCCGTGCGGATCCGGTGACCCCTACGACGCGTGCTGCGGACGCCTGCACCGCGGGGCCGCCCAGGCGGGCAGCGCCGAGGAGCTGATGCGCTCGCGCTACGCGGCGTACGCCGTGGGCGACACGGCGTACGTCTGGCGCACCTGGCACCCCCGCACCCGCCCTACCGACGTGACGCACGACCCGAGCACCCGATGGACCGGGCTGACGGTCCTCGCCGCGGGTGAGGACTGGGTGGAGTTCGAGGCCCGGTGGGAGAGCCCGGCCGGTCCGGGGCGGATGCACGAGCGCTCCCGCTTCGAGCAGCGGGCCGGGCGGTGGCTCTACGTCGACGGCGACGTCGACTGA
- a CDS encoding ATP-binding protein, protein MTAATSAPAPGAATLGELRASGHVHKPLRTEIRDNLLARLRSGEDPWPGLHGFEDTVIPQLERALIAGHDVVLLGERGQGKTRLLRTMVGLLDEWTPVIAGSELAEHPFDPITHVSRRRAAELGDDLPITWRHRDERYAEKLATPDTSVADLIGDVDPMKVAEGRTLGDPETIHFGLIPRSHRGIVAINELPDLAERIQVAMLNVMEERDIQIRGYVLRLPLDVLVVASANPEDYTNRGRIITPLKDRFGAEIRTHYPLELAAEVAVVRQEADLVAEVPDYLVEILARFTRNLRESSSVDQRSGVSARFAIAGAETVAASALHRAASQGEEDPVARVVDLETAVAVLGGKIEFESGEEGREDEVLTHLMRTATAETVRQHLRGLDLGLLVEAIEAGAMVTTGEQVTALDFLAGLPVLGESELYDEICERLGATSDGARASAIELALEGLYLARKVGKDTDGAETVYG, encoded by the coding sequence GTGACTGCTGCCACTTCCGCCCCCGCCCCCGGCGCCGCCACCCTGGGTGAGCTGCGCGCCTCCGGCCACGTGCACAAGCCGCTGCGCACCGAGATCCGCGACAACCTGCTGGCCCGCCTGCGCTCCGGCGAGGACCCGTGGCCGGGCCTGCACGGCTTCGAGGACACCGTCATCCCTCAGCTCGAGCGCGCGCTGATCGCGGGCCACGACGTCGTGCTGCTCGGCGAGCGCGGCCAGGGCAAGACCCGCCTGCTGCGCACCATGGTCGGGCTCCTCGACGAGTGGACCCCCGTGATCGCCGGCTCCGAGCTCGCCGAGCACCCCTTCGACCCGATCACCCACGTCTCCCGGCGTCGCGCCGCCGAGCTCGGCGACGACCTGCCGATCACCTGGCGCCACCGCGACGAGCGCTACGCCGAGAAGCTCGCCACCCCCGACACCTCGGTGGCCGACCTGATCGGCGACGTCGACCCGATGAAGGTCGCCGAGGGCCGCACCCTGGGCGATCCCGAGACGATCCACTTCGGGCTGATCCCGCGCAGCCACCGCGGCATCGTCGCGATCAACGAGCTGCCCGACCTCGCCGAGCGGATCCAGGTCGCGATGCTCAACGTGATGGAGGAGCGCGACATCCAGATCCGCGGCTACGTGCTGCGCCTGCCCCTGGACGTGCTCGTGGTGGCCAGTGCCAACCCCGAGGACTACACCAACCGCGGGCGCATCATCACCCCGCTCAAGGACCGCTTCGGCGCCGAGATCCGCACCCACTACCCCCTCGAGCTGGCCGCCGAGGTCGCCGTGGTGCGCCAGGAGGCCGACCTGGTCGCGGAGGTCCCCGACTACCTCGTGGAGATCCTGGCCCGCTTCACCCGCAACCTGCGCGAGTCCAGCTCGGTCGACCAGCGCTCGGGGGTCAGCGCCCGGTTCGCGATCGCCGGCGCGGAGACCGTCGCGGCCTCGGCCCTGCACCGTGCCGCCTCGCAGGGCGAGGAGGACCCGGTCGCCCGGGTCGTCGACCTCGAGACGGCCGTGGCCGTCCTCGGCGGCAAGATCGAGTTCGAGAGCGGCGAGGAGGGGCGCGAGGACGAGGTGCTCACCCACCTGATGCGCACCGCGACCGCCGAGACCGTGCGCCAGCACCTGCGCGGGCTCGACCTCGGGCTGCTCGTCGAGGCGATCGAGGCCGGCGCGATGGTGACCACCGGCGAGCAGGTGACCGCCCTCGACTTCCTCGCCGGCCTGCCGGTGCTCGGCGAGTCCGAGCTGTACGACGAGATCTGCGAGCGCCTCGGCGCCACCAGCGACGGGGCGCGCGCGAGCGCGATCGAGCTGGCCCTGGAGGGGCTCTATCTGGCCCGCAAGGTCGGCAAGGACACCGACGGCGCGGAGACCGTCTATGGCTGA
- a CDS encoding YigZ family protein yields MTGYLTVARDAEAEIEVKRSRFLCTLERVEDEAAARAVVERLRRAHWDARHHCSAFVLGPPPVPVERSSDDGEPAGTAGAPMLEVLRGWEGSGVSDVVAVVTRWFGGTLLGAGGLVRAYGDAVRAGLAASGTVRRLLVRELLVEVGHADAGRVETELRHRGVAVLDATYAATVTLRLGVEPEEEPALHALLAELSAGTALAVPAGERWVDVPSGS; encoded by the coding sequence GTGACCGGCTACCTCACCGTCGCCCGGGACGCGGAGGCCGAGATCGAGGTCAAGCGGTCCCGGTTCCTGTGCACCCTGGAGCGCGTCGAGGACGAGGCCGCGGCGCGCGCGGTGGTGGAGCGGCTGCGCCGCGCGCACTGGGACGCGCGGCACCACTGCTCGGCGTTCGTCCTCGGCCCGCCGCCGGTCCCGGTCGAGCGCTCCAGCGACGACGGGGAGCCGGCCGGCACCGCGGGCGCACCGATGCTGGAGGTGCTGCGCGGCTGGGAGGGCTCCGGGGTCAGCGACGTGGTGGCGGTGGTGACCCGCTGGTTCGGCGGCACCCTGCTCGGCGCCGGCGGGCTGGTGCGCGCGTACGGCGACGCGGTGCGCGCCGGGCTGGCCGCGAGCGGCACCGTGCGGCGCCTGCTGGTCCGCGAGCTGCTGGTGGAGGTCGGCCACGCGGACGCCGGCCGGGTCGAGACCGAGCTGCGCCACCGCGGGGTCGCGGTGCTGGACGCGACGTACGCCGCGACGGTGACGCTGCGCCTCGGGGTCGAGCCCGAGGAGGAGCCCGCGCTGCACGCGCTGCTGGCCGAGCTGAGTGCCGGCACGGCCCTCGCGGTCCCTGCCGGGGAGCGCTGGGTCGACGTACCCTCGGGCTCATGA
- a CDS encoding GNAT family N-acetyltransferase: MGRMIRTATDTDWPQIWPFLQETVQAGETYAYPLDLTPEAGRRLWMQAPPGRTAVLVEDGEVLGSATMGPNRPGRGSHVGTASFLVAPAARGRGVGRALGEHVVQWHRDQGFRAIQFNAVVETNTAAVRLWQALGFRIVGTVPEAFDSAAHGLVGLHVMHLPLDAGD; this comes from the coding sequence ATGGGACGGATGATCCGCACCGCGACCGACACGGACTGGCCGCAGATCTGGCCGTTCCTGCAGGAGACGGTGCAGGCGGGGGAGACCTACGCCTACCCGCTGGACCTCACGCCGGAGGCCGGGCGGCGGCTGTGGATGCAGGCGCCGCCGGGACGCACCGCGGTGCTCGTGGAGGACGGCGAGGTGCTCGGCAGCGCCACGATGGGGCCGAACCGGCCGGGCCGCGGCAGCCACGTCGGCACCGCGTCGTTCCTCGTGGCACCGGCCGCCCGCGGTCGCGGGGTGGGGCGCGCCCTGGGTGAGCACGTCGTGCAGTGGCACCGCGACCAAGGCTTCCGGGCGATCCAGTTCAACGCCGTGGTCGAGACCAACACCGCCGCCGTACGCCTGTGGCAGGCGCTCGGGTTCCGAATCGTCGGCACCGTGCCGGAGGCCTTCGACTCGGCCGCCCACGGCCTGGTCG
- a CDS encoding vWA domain-containing protein, which yields MSRDRTRFKRYDGGDPLAAPVDLGEALDAIGEDVMAGYSPERAMSEFLRRGGQDQRGLDDLARQVARKRQELLSRHNLDGTMREVQELLDKAVLEERKQLARDAMMDDADRAVREMQLANLPPSPAAAVSELSSYDWQSREAREDFEKIKDLLGRELLDQRFAGMKQALEGATAEDRAAVEEMLGDLNDLLEKRRQGIDTPQDFESFMDKHGDFFPENPRDLDELLDTLAERSAAAQRMLNSMTPEQREELMELSAQAFGSPQLMESLNRLDANLQSLRPGEDWDGSEQMGGGEGLGLGDGTGVFQDLAELDGLSEQLSQSYGGARMDDLDLDALARQLGEQAAVDARTLQRLEKALREQGTMRRDSTGQLQLTPKAMRQLGKALLRDVAQRLSGRQGQRELQQAGAAGERSGATREWAFGDTEPWDIPRTILNSVRRRAAEGGSSRLLEIGDVEVQETEARTQACVALLVDTSFSMAMDGRWVPMKRTALALHTLIRSRFRGDDLQLIGFGRHAEVMEIEHLTGLDAMWDKGTNLHHALLLANRHFRKHPNAQPVLLIVTDGEPTSHLEPNGEVFFSYPPHPLTVAYAVRELDNARRLGAQTTFFRLGDDPGLARFVDSMAQRAEGRVVAPELDDLGAAVVGSYLGSRARGGRSGADAPSYDGRFGRGFWVD from the coding sequence ATGAGCAGGGACCGCACCCGCTTCAAGCGCTACGACGGCGGCGACCCGCTCGCCGCGCCGGTCGACCTCGGCGAGGCGCTCGACGCCATCGGCGAGGACGTCATGGCCGGCTACAGCCCCGAGCGGGCGATGAGCGAGTTCCTGCGCCGCGGCGGGCAGGACCAGCGCGGCCTCGACGACCTGGCCCGCCAGGTGGCTCGCAAGCGCCAGGAGCTGCTCTCGCGCCACAACCTCGACGGCACCATGCGCGAGGTGCAGGAGCTGCTGGACAAGGCCGTGCTCGAGGAGCGCAAGCAGCTGGCCCGCGACGCGATGATGGACGACGCGGACCGCGCGGTGCGCGAGATGCAGCTGGCCAACCTGCCCCCGAGCCCGGCGGCCGCGGTCAGCGAGCTCTCGTCGTACGACTGGCAGAGCCGCGAGGCCCGCGAGGACTTCGAGAAGATCAAGGACCTGCTCGGCCGCGAGCTGCTCGACCAGCGCTTCGCCGGGATGAAGCAGGCCCTGGAGGGCGCCACCGCCGAGGACCGGGCCGCGGTCGAGGAGATGCTCGGCGACCTCAACGACCTGCTCGAGAAGCGCCGGCAGGGGATCGACACCCCGCAGGACTTCGAGTCGTTCATGGACAAGCACGGCGACTTCTTCCCCGAGAACCCCCGCGACCTCGACGAGCTGCTCGACACCCTCGCCGAGCGCTCGGCAGCCGCCCAGCGGATGCTGAACTCGATGACCCCCGAGCAGCGCGAGGAGCTCATGGAGCTCTCCGCGCAGGCGTTCGGGTCCCCACAGCTGATGGAGTCGCTGAACCGCCTCGACGCCAACCTGCAGTCGCTGCGCCCCGGTGAGGACTGGGACGGCTCGGAGCAGATGGGCGGCGGGGAGGGCCTCGGGCTCGGCGACGGCACCGGGGTCTTCCAGGACCTCGCGGAGCTCGACGGGCTCTCCGAGCAGCTCTCGCAGTCCTACGGCGGCGCGCGGATGGACGACCTCGACCTCGACGCGCTCGCCCGCCAGCTCGGCGAGCAGGCCGCGGTCGACGCGCGCACGCTCCAGCGCCTGGAGAAGGCGCTGCGCGAGCAGGGCACGATGCGCCGCGACTCCACCGGACAGCTCCAGCTGACCCCCAAGGCGATGCGCCAGCTCGGCAAGGCGCTGCTGCGCGACGTCGCCCAGCGTCTCTCGGGTCGCCAGGGCCAGCGCGAGCTGCAGCAGGCCGGCGCCGCGGGGGAGCGCTCCGGGGCCACCCGCGAGTGGGCCTTCGGCGACACCGAGCCGTGGGACATCCCGCGCACCATCCTCAACAGCGTCCGGCGCCGGGCCGCGGAGGGCGGGTCCTCGCGGCTGCTGGAGATCGGCGACGTGGAGGTCCAGGAGACCGAGGCCCGCACCCAGGCGTGCGTCGCGCTGCTGGTCGACACCTCGTTCTCGATGGCCATGGACGGTCGCTGGGTGCCGATGAAGCGCACCGCCCTGGCGCTGCACACCCTGATCCGCTCCCGCTTCCGCGGCGACGACCTGCAGCTGATCGGCTTCGGGCGGCACGCCGAGGTGATGGAGATCGAGCACCTCACCGGCCTGGACGCGATGTGGGACAAGGGCACCAACCTGCACCACGCCCTGCTGCTCGCCAACCGCCACTTCCGCAAGCACCCGAACGCCCAGCCGGTGCTGCTGATCGTCACCGACGGCGAGCCGACCTCCCACCTCGAGCCGAACGGCGAGGTGTTCTTCAGCTACCCGCCGCACCCGCTGACCGTCGCCTACGCCGTGCGCGAGCTCGACAACGCCCGGCGCCTGGGGGCGCAGACGACGTTCTTCCGCCTCGGCGACGACCCGGGCCTGGCCCGCTTCGTGGACTCGATGGCGCAGCGGGCCGAGGGCCGGGTGGTCGCCCCGGAGCTCGACGACCTGGGCGCCGCGGTCGTGGGGTCCTACCTCGGGAGCCGAGCGCGCGGCGGCCGCTCGGGTGCCGACGCACCGTCGTACGACGGCCGGTTCGGGCGAGGTTTCTGGGTCGACTGA
- a CDS encoding ABC transporter permease encodes MPGASTGTASTASPASTATDEPRLVPPPAGAWHERTLVRVVGGALLPLALLGLWQLLTSSGVFSAVQLPAPGAVVEAARGLIERDLLWQHVHISTQRVLIGFAIGAAIGTALGALVGLSRVADLLLAPTIGALRAVPSLAWVPLLILWLKIGEDSKITLIAIGASFPVFTTVSLALRHVDRNLVEAARAFGLRRLRLLATVQLPAVVPALFSGLRLALAQSWLFLVAAELIASSQGLGYLLIESQNNGRTDRLLLAIVLLAVIGKLSDALLGLVERWAVRRWT; translated from the coding sequence ATGCCAGGGGCGAGCACGGGTACGGCGTCGACCGCCAGCCCCGCCAGCACCGCGACCGACGAGCCGCGCCTGGTCCCGCCGCCCGCGGGCGCCTGGCACGAGCGCACCCTCGTGCGGGTGGTCGGCGGGGCGCTGCTCCCGCTGGCGCTGCTGGGGCTGTGGCAGCTGCTCACCTCCTCGGGGGTGTTCAGCGCCGTCCAGCTCCCCGCGCCGGGCGCAGTGGTCGAAGCGGCACGTGGGCTGATCGAGCGCGACCTGCTGTGGCAGCACGTCCACATCTCCACCCAGCGGGTGCTGATCGGGTTCGCGATCGGCGCCGCGATCGGGACCGCGCTGGGCGCGCTCGTCGGGTTGTCCCGGGTCGCGGACCTGCTGCTCGCCCCGACCATCGGCGCGCTGCGCGCCGTCCCCTCCTTGGCCTGGGTCCCGCTGCTGATCCTGTGGCTCAAGATCGGCGAGGACTCCAAGATCACCCTGATCGCGATCGGGGCCAGCTTCCCGGTCTTCACCACCGTCTCGCTGGCGCTGCGCCACGTGGACCGCAACCTCGTCGAGGCCGCCCGCGCATTCGGGCTGCGCCGGCTGCGCCTGCTCGCCACCGTCCAGCTGCCCGCGGTCGTCCCCGCGCTCTTCTCCGGCCTGCGCCTGGCGCTCGCTCAGTCGTGGCTCTTCCTCGTGGCCGCCGAGCTGATCGCGTCCTCGCAGGGTCTGGGCTACCTGCTCATCGAGTCGCAGAACAACGGCCGCACCGACCGGCTGCTGCTCGCGATCGTGCTGCTCGCGGTGATCGGCAAGCTCTCCGACGCGCTGCTCGGGCTCGTCGAGCGCTGGGCCGTACGCCGCTGGACCTGA
- a CDS encoding aliphatic sulfonate ABC transporter substrate-binding protein, whose protein sequence is MTTHHLRRTIAALVAASTVLAGATACAEGEASEEDSRALEIDYATYNPLSLVIKDQGWLEDALADEGVDVTWVKSDGSNKANESLRAGAIDIGSTAGSAALLARANGSPIRTIDIYSQPEWAAVVVGPDSSITELSQLEGKKVAATQGTDPYFFLVQALEAEGVDRSKVSIENLQHADGATALQNGAVDAWAGLDPIMADAQTDGAELIYRNIDFNTYGFLNATEDFLEDEPELAQLVVDAYAKAREWVQANPDEAVTILAEEAGIEEDVARTVLTERTNLDFDHVPGQAQREVLETVGPLFVETGDVEEQGQIDDALEVLLDDTWAAKADAAKVG, encoded by the coding sequence ATGACGACGCACCACCTGCGCCGCACCATCGCGGCGCTCGTCGCCGCCAGCACCGTGCTCGCCGGCGCCACCGCCTGCGCCGAGGGCGAGGCCTCCGAGGAGGACTCGCGCGCGCTGGAGATCGACTACGCGACGTACAACCCGCTCAGCCTGGTGATCAAGGACCAGGGCTGGCTCGAGGACGCGCTCGCCGACGAGGGCGTCGACGTGACCTGGGTGAAGTCCGACGGCTCGAACAAGGCCAACGAGTCGCTGCGCGCCGGCGCCATCGACATCGGCTCGACGGCCGGCTCGGCCGCGCTGCTGGCCCGGGCCAACGGCTCCCCGATCCGCACCATCGACATCTACTCCCAGCCCGAGTGGGCCGCGGTCGTGGTCGGCCCGGACTCCTCGATCACCGAGCTCTCCCAGCTGGAGGGCAAGAAGGTCGCGGCCACCCAGGGCACCGACCCGTACTTCTTCCTGGTCCAGGCCCTCGAGGCCGAGGGGGTGGACCGCTCGAAGGTCTCCATCGAGAACCTCCAGCACGCCGACGGCGCGACCGCGCTGCAGAACGGCGCGGTCGACGCCTGGGCGGGCCTGGACCCGATCATGGCGGACGCCCAGACCGACGGCGCGGAGCTGATCTACCGCAACATCGACTTCAACACCTACGGCTTCCTCAACGCCACCGAGGACTTCCTCGAGGACGAGCCCGAGCTCGCCCAGCTGGTCGTCGACGCCTACGCCAAGGCCCGCGAGTGGGTGCAGGCCAATCCCGACGAGGCGGTCACGATCCTGGCCGAGGAGGCGGGCATCGAGGAGGACGTCGCCCGGACCGTGCTGACCGAGCGCACCAACCTCGACTTCGACCACGTCCCCGGCCAGGCGCAGCGCGAGGTGCTGGAGACCGTCGGGCCGCTGTTCGTCGAGACCGGCGACGTGGAGGAGCAGGGCCAGATCGACGACGCCCTCGAGGTCCTGCTGGACGACACCTGGGCGGCGAAGGCCGACGCCGCGAAGGTCGGCTGA
- a CDS encoding DinB family protein translates to MDLAEMDPAADERTMLLGFLDRHRDRFRRRCSGLSAAQLNTPQPPSDMTLGGMMKHLAYVESWWTTAVLLGREQPEPWLSVDWDADEDWDWHSAADDTPEQLRELYEAEVTAADAIIAAAALDDRAVRPRGHDGQHVNLRWILVHLIEEYAQHNGHADLIRESIDGQTGN, encoded by the coding sequence ATGGATCTCGCCGAGATGGACCCGGCCGCCGACGAGCGCACGATGCTGCTCGGCTTCCTCGACCGGCACCGCGACCGGTTCCGGCGCCGGTGCTCCGGGCTGAGCGCGGCGCAGCTGAACACCCCGCAGCCGCCCTCGGACATGACGCTGGGCGGGATGATGAAGCACCTCGCCTACGTCGAGAGCTGGTGGACCACCGCGGTCCTGCTCGGTCGCGAGCAGCCGGAGCCGTGGCTCTCGGTGGACTGGGACGCCGACGAGGACTGGGACTGGCACAGCGCCGCCGACGACACCCCCGAGCAGCTGCGCGAGCTCTACGAGGCCGAGGTGACGGCGGCCGACGCGATCATCGCGGCCGCGGCGCTCGACGACCGCGCCGTACGTCCCCGCGGACACGACGGACAGCACGTCAACCTGCGCTGGATCCTGGTCCACCTCATCGAGGAGTACGCCCAGCACAACGGGCACGCCGACCTGATCCGTGAGTCGATCGACGGGCAGACCGGGAACTGA
- a CDS encoding pyridoxamine 5'-phosphate oxidase family protein: MSIPVDLADLARTLADFGPGYLLTTTDGVVRAVSAEPQVVDGVLVVPDAGRRTSANIAANPTVTLLFPPREERGYSLLVDGTATVDGEIARVTPGSAVLHRPRRHADGEADAPHVASHDGCGADCKPVG, from the coding sequence ATGAGCATCCCCGTCGACCTGGCCGACCTCGCGCGCACCCTCGCCGACTTCGGGCCGGGCTACCTGCTCACCACCACCGACGGGGTGGTGCGTGCGGTCAGCGCCGAGCCGCAGGTGGTCGACGGGGTCCTGGTGGTGCCCGACGCTGGCCGTCGTACCAGCGCCAACATCGCCGCCAACCCCACGGTCACGCTGCTGTTCCCGCCGCGCGAGGAGCGCGGCTACTCGCTGCTCGTCGACGGCACCGCGACCGTGGACGGCGAGATCGCGCGGGTCACGCCGGGCTCGGCGGTGCTGCACCGGCCCCGCCGGCACGCCGACGGCGAGGCCGACGCCCCGCACGTCGCCTCGCACGACGGCTGCGGGGCCGACTGCAAGCCGGTCGGATGA
- a CDS encoding VOC family protein: protein MSAGAGIEPLRPTWATAFLDLAPGAAERVVPFWCAVTGYALSPWRGEHDEFATLLPPDGADDHLCVQRLGRLDTGPWRVHLDLTVAAPGEDVGPAAVRAVALGARVQAGPEGYAVLSSPGGFVFCLVSHPGARRAAPATWPGGHRSVLDQVCLDVPAELWEAECAFWAALTGWELRESDPEFRHLVRPEGFPVRVLLQRLDDPAPAVSAHLDLAADDRAAEVARHETLGARVLATCAQWTVLADPVGTAYCVTDRRPGS from the coding sequence ATGAGCGCCGGCGCGGGGATCGAGCCGCTGCGCCCGACCTGGGCGACCGCGTTCCTCGACCTCGCGCCCGGAGCCGCCGAGCGGGTGGTGCCGTTCTGGTGCGCGGTGACCGGCTACGCGCTGTCGCCGTGGCGCGGGGAGCACGACGAGTTCGCGACCCTGCTGCCTCCGGACGGCGCCGACGACCACCTCTGCGTGCAGCGTCTCGGGCGCCTGGACACCGGCCCGTGGCGGGTCCACCTCGACCTCACCGTCGCCGCGCCGGGGGAGGACGTCGGGCCGGCCGCGGTGCGCGCGGTGGCGCTCGGCGCCCGGGTGCAGGCCGGTCCCGAGGGGTACGCCGTGCTGTCCTCGCCCGGCGGCTTCGTGTTCTGCCTGGTGAGCCACCCCGGCGCCCGGCGTGCCGCGCCGGCCACCTGGCCCGGCGGGCACCGCTCCGTGCTCGACCAGGTCTGCCTGGACGTGCCGGCGGAGCTGTGGGAGGCGGAGTGCGCGTTCTGGGCCGCGCTCACCGGGTGGGAGCTGCGCGAGAGCGATCCGGAGTTCCGCCACCTGGTGCGCCCCGAGGGGTTCCCGGTCCGGGTGCTGCTCCAGCGCCTCGACGACCCGGCGCCCGCGGTGAGCGCGCACCTCGACCTGGCCGCCGACGACCGGGCGGCGGAGGTGGCGCGCCACGAGACCCTCGGCGCGCGGGTGCTCGCCACCTGCGCGCAGTGGACGGTGCTCGCCGACCCGGTCGGGACGGCGTACTGCGTCACCGACCGGCGGCCCGGATCCTGA
- a CDS encoding TSUP family transporter, which produces MDDPSLTVLVLLALAAVSAGFVDAVVGGGGLIQLPAILLGLPGASPVQVLATNKLASFCGTSVSAATYYRRVRPDPRTFGPLMALAFVGSVGGAFVAAQIPKSAFEPIVLVVLVVVGAWVLLRPSLGQATSLRFTGHRHLRVAMLVGLAVGFYDGAMGPGTGSFFTIALVGLMGYGFLEASAKTKLANWATNLAALCVFIPHGAVMWKIGLVLGAANLVGGYLGARTAVARGAGFIRVFFVIVVAAFVIRIGGDLVGIW; this is translated from the coding sequence GTGGACGACCCCAGCCTGACCGTGCTCGTCCTGCTGGCCCTGGCCGCGGTGAGCGCCGGCTTCGTCGACGCGGTCGTGGGCGGCGGCGGGCTGATCCAGCTCCCGGCGATCCTGCTCGGCCTGCCCGGAGCCAGCCCGGTGCAGGTGCTGGCGACCAACAAGCTCGCGTCGTTCTGCGGCACCTCGGTGAGCGCGGCGACGTACTACCGCCGGGTCAGACCGGACCCGCGCACGTTCGGGCCGCTGATGGCGCTGGCCTTCGTGGGCTCCGTCGGCGGGGCCTTCGTGGCCGCGCAGATCCCCAAGTCCGCCTTCGAGCCGATCGTGCTCGTGGTGCTGGTCGTGGTGGGCGCCTGGGTGCTGCTGCGCCCGTCGCTGGGGCAGGCGACCTCGCTGCGCTTCACCGGCCACCGCCACCTGCGGGTGGCGATGCTGGTCGGGCTGGCGGTCGGGTTCTACGACGGGGCGATGGGGCCGGGCACGGGGAGCTTCTTCACGATCGCGCTGGTCGGGCTGATGGGGTACGGCTTCCTCGAGGCCTCGGCCAAGACCAAGCTGGCCAACTGGGCCACCAACCTGGCCGCGCTGTGCGTGTTCATCCCGCACGGCGCGGTGATGTGGAAGATCGGCCTGGTGCTCGGCGCGGCCAACCTGGTCGGCGGCTACCTGGGCGCGCGCACCGCCGTGGCCCGCGGTGCGGGCTTCATCCGGGTGTTCTTCGTGATCGTCGTGGCGGCCTTCGTGATCCGCATCGGCGGCGACCTGGTGGGGATCTGGTGA
- a CDS encoding ABC transporter ATP-binding protein yields MSLLSPALRRSPAATSTSVTAAGGADALPLRFAQVGRSFGSGSQARAVLRGIDLEIAPGEVVALLGPSGCGKSTLLRGAAGLDTPTTGQVLIADTPVRAYDERCAVAFQEPRLLPWRTLRANVALGLPAGTDRRAGAARVQELLELVGLADQADLRPREVSGGMAQRTSLARALARRPGVLLLDEPFGALDALTRLKMQDLLLAVHGGSPTTVLLVTHDVDEALQLADRVVVLGRTGDDPAASVSQLVPVPGVRPRDRGSVELAALRSRLLESLGVDAHRH; encoded by the coding sequence ATGAGTCTGCTCAGCCCGGCGCTCCGCCGCTCCCCCGCGGCGACGAGCACCTCCGTCACCGCCGCCGGCGGTGCCGACGCCCTGCCGCTGCGCTTCGCCCAGGTCGGGCGCAGCTTCGGCAGCGGCTCGCAGGCTCGCGCGGTGCTGCGCGGCATCGATCTCGAGATCGCACCCGGCGAGGTCGTCGCCCTGCTCGGTCCCAGCGGCTGCGGCAAGTCCACCCTGCTGCGCGGCGCCGCGGGCCTCGACACCCCCACCACCGGGCAGGTGCTGATCGCCGACACCCCCGTCCGGGCGTACGACGAGCGCTGCGCGGTCGCCTTCCAGGAGCCGCGCCTGCTGCCCTGGCGCACGCTGCGCGCCAACGTCGCGCTGGGCCTGCCCGCCGGCACCGACCGCCGCGCCGGCGCGGCGCGGGTCCAGGAGCTGCTCGAGCTCGTCGGCCTCGCCGACCAGGCCGACCTGCGTCCGCGCGAGGTGTCCGGCGGCATGGCCCAGCGCACCTCGCTGGCGCGCGCCCTGGCTCGCCGGCCCGGCGTGCTGCTGCTCGACGAGCCGTTCGGCGCCCTCGACGCCCTCACCCGCCTGAAGATGCAGGACCTGCTGCTCGCGGTGCACGGGGGCAGCCCCACGACGGTGCTGCTGGTCACCCACGACGTCGACGAGGCGCTCCAGCTGGCCGACCGGGTGGTCGTCCTCGGCCGCACGGGCGACGACCCGGCCGCCTCGGTGAGCCAGCTGGTGCCGGTGCCCGGCGTCCGGCCCCGCGACCGCGGCTCCGTCGAGCTCGCCGCCCTGCGCAGCCGGCTGCTGGAGAGCCTCGGCGTCGACGCGCACCGCCACTGA